A genomic stretch from Poecilia reticulata strain Guanapo linkage group LG20, Guppy_female_1.0+MT, whole genome shotgun sequence includes:
- the lipib gene encoding lipase member H, whose product MSLRSLLALLGLLILCKGESGNEEPCDDFTDLDLSHCFMGTSLYVRLLLYTRSNPDCGREVAHHRLSSQPLLDLRRPTAFVIHGYRPTGAPPIWINHIVRLLAEQEDMNVIVVDWNRGAANLNYFTAVSYTREAALNLTGFIRTMEEEGASLSSIHLIGVSLGAHLAGFVGANLKGAIGRITGLDPAGPMFTTATPEERLDPSDAMFVDVLHTDMNSFGLRGAHGHIDFYANGGIDQPGCPKTIFSGKSYFVCDHQRSVFLFLCALNRTCRLTGYPCSSYSRFLDGQCLQCDAFKPASCPVLGYNISQWRDSLVKMGQTKVFFSTTAALPYQKLSYRVDMVTWNQYLRWGVVYIRLHSGRNFTEARIDHKLQRLEQYTSTRLLAQFDEDLQNVQKISMRINTGNIIGPRYKIRLLRIRFTPLERPDRPVMCRFDIIMEENTEVAFRPLPCDSRL is encoded by the exons ATGTCGCTCCGCAGCCTGCTGGCTCTGCTGGGACTCCTCATCCTCTGCAAAG GTGAGTCCGGTAACGAGGAGCCCTGCGATGACTTCACGGACCTGGACCTGTCCCACTGCTTCATGGGGACCAGCCTGTACGTCCGCCTGCTGCTCTACACGCGCTCCAACCCGGACTGCGGCCGTGAGGTCGCCCACCACCGCCTGTCCTCCCAGCCGCTCCTGGACCTGCGGCGCCCCACCGCCTTCGTCATCCACGGCTACCGGCCCACCGGGGCGCCGCCCATCTGGATCAACCACATCGTGCGCCTGCTGGCCGAGCAGGAGGACATGAACGTCATCGTGGTGGACTGGAACCGAGGAGCGGCCAACCTAAACTACTTCACCGCCGTGTCCTACACCAGGGAGGCGGCGCTCAACCTGACGGGCTTCATCAGAACCATGGAG GAGGAAGGCGCCTCTCTGAGCTCCATCCATCTCATCGGCGTCAGCCTGGGAGCTCACCTGGCCGGGTTTGTTGGAGCGAACCTGAAGGGAGCGATCGGCCGCATCACAG gttTGGACCCAGCCGGGCCGATGTTCACCACCGCCACCCCGGAGGAGCGGCTGGACCCGTCGGACGCCATGTTTGTGGACGTTCTGCACACCGACATGAACT CGTTCGGGCTCCGAGGAGCTCACGGCCACATTGATTTCTATGCCAACGGTGGAATCGACCAACCAGGATGCCCCAAAACCATCTTCTCAG GTAAATCGTACTTTGTGTGCGACCACCAGCGCTCCGTGTTCTTGTTCCTGTGCGCCCTGAACCGGACCTGCCGGCTCACCGGATACCCCTGCTCCTCCTACAGCCGCTTCCTGGATGGACAGTGTCTGCAGTGTGACGCCTTCAAGCCGGCTTCCTGTCCTGTGCTcg GCTACAACATCAGCCAGTGGAGAGACAGTCTGGTGAAGATGGGACAGACCAAAGTCTTCTTCAGCACCACGGCCGCCCTGCCCTACCAGA AGCTGAGCTACAGAGTGGACATGGTGACCTGGAACCAGTACCTGCGCTGGGGGGTCGTCTACATCCGCCTGCACAGCGGCAGGAACTTCACAGAGGCCCGGATAGACCA TAAGCTGCAGCGGCTGGAGCAGTACACCTCCACTCGGCTGCTGGCCCAGTTCGACGAGGATCTGCAGAACGTCCAGAAGATCTCCATGAGGATCAACACCGGGAACATCATCGGCCCTCGCTACAAGATCAGGCTGCTGAGGATTCGCTTCACTCCGCTGGAGCGACCcgacag GCCGGTGATGTGCCGCTTCGACATCATCATGGAGGAAAACACGGAGGTGGCGTTCAGACCCCTGCCCTGCGACTCTCGCCTCTga
- the LOC103456983 gene encoding erythrocyte band 7 integral membrane protein-like: protein MTGIYNKVGVAGGSDHGTGGEVRRGGVLGVLGAVLTFLSVLFILLTFPLTAWSCVQVVLEYERAVIFRLGRVVKGPAKGPGLIWFIPWLDDVQKVDLRTFSAYLCPHQVLTADSVPLLVDAVVFYRVVDPTLWFTRVQNGCVATLWLVQASLRAALGAHTLTDLLTQRSSIATRMEEVLHTSSWLWGVQVQRVEIRDLRVPISLQRCLAAEAEAERMGRAMMIVAEGELKASRTLRAAASELSPVALHLRYLQTLASVDSSASIVVWIVPTEILQ from the exons ATGACCGGTATTTATAACAAGGTTGGAGTTGCTGGTGGTTCCGATCATGGAACAG GTGGAGAAGTGAGACGGGGCGGTGTTTTGGGCGTCTTGGGGGCGGTGTTGACGTTCCTGTCGGtgctcttcatcctcctcaccTTCCCCTTGACAGCGTGGAGCTGTGTTCAG GTTGTCCTGGAGTATGAGAGGGCTGTCATCTTCAGACTGGGCCGGGTCGTTAAAGGACCAGCGAAAGGACctg GTTTAATCTGGTTCATTCCCTGGTTGGACGACGTTCAGAAGGTTGACCTTCGAACTTTCTCCGCCTACCTCTGCCCTCATCAG GTTCTAACAGCAGACAGCGTCCCGTTACTGGTGGACGCGGTGGTGTTTTACCGCGTGGTGGATCCCACCCTGTGGTTCACCCGGGTGCAGAATGGCTGTGTCGCCACACTCTGGCTGGTTCAGGCGAGCCTCAGGGCGGCGCTGGGCGCTCACACGCTGACAGACCTGCTGACGCAGCGGTCCAGCATAGCCACAAGAATGGAG GAGGTGCTGCACACCAGCTCCTGGCTGTGGGGCGTTCAGGTGCAGCGAGTGGAGATCAGAGATCTGAGGGTTCCCATCAGCCTGCAGCGCTGCCTGGCCGCAGAGGCCGAGGCTGAGAGGATGGGCCGGGCGATG ATGATCGTGGCTGAAGGGGAACTGAAGGCGTCTCGTACTTTGAGGGCGGCGGCGTCCGAACTGTCGCCGGTGGCTCTGCACCTCAGATACCTGCAGACGCTGGCGTCTGTGGACAGCAGCGCCTCCATCGTGGTCTGGATCGTCCCCACAGAGATCCTGCAGTAA